Within the Tursiops truncatus isolate mTurTru1 chromosome 19, mTurTru1.mat.Y, whole genome shotgun sequence genome, the region GTGTGGAGAGACCTCCGAGACCCTCAACGCGGTGGAGGTGGGGCCCTCACACTGACTCCTCTGCCGAGCGCTCTCACCAGTTCTTCTCGGTGAGGATCGTGTGTGACAGCTGCGGCCGGGCCATGGACATCACTTGGCTCCGGAGCTTGCTCACCAAGGACTGGAAGCTGGGGTGGCCTCGGTACCCAGGGAGCAGGGAGAAGAGGGGGCTGGAACTGGGTCCTGGAAAGTCAGAAgttaggaggggaggggaagggggacagCCCGCCGAGAGAGGCCCTTCCTCCCCGTCAACAGCATCCTGGCCTGCCAGGAGCGCCTGAGTTCAGCCCCGGCCCAGGTCCCCCCGTCCTTCCGTGACTCGGAAACGTGCTCCCACGGAAGGAAGGGTCTGAGCACCTTAGGGACAGGCTTGAGTCTCCCCTCAGACCAGGGCGGGTCCCTGTcacccccagaccggggcagccTGTGTCTCCCTCTAACCAGGTGGGCCGTGTCTCCCTACAGACCAGATCCCCTCGAGGCGGAACCGTACCTGCTCTTGGGGGGGTTTCACTCTCTGCCTCGCTGTCCATGAAGGGCATCAGGAACAGATTGACCTCGGAGTCCAGGAAGTCGGGTGGGAGCCCAGGGAAGACGTTGCACTGTAACATGGACAGCGTACCTGGTGGAGGGAACCCGTGAGGCTGCAGGCACAGTGCTGCAGGGCCGGGGGAGGTATGCGCAGGGTGGTCAAACTGGGGTCAGGGGATGGGTCTGGGGGCCGGGGCTTTGGGACTGGATTGGGAGCCAGAAGGCCACTGGCCAGCTTGGGGGGTGGCTGGGGGACCCTCACCCTTGTACCGCAGGTGGGAGTGGGCCATGAGCTGGTCAATCATCAGGTGCATCTGCCGCAGCTTCCGAGGGCAGAAGTCCTCCCGGCGAGCTTTGTTCTGCAGGAAGACTGCGGGTGGGAGGAGACGGGGAGCTCGCGCTCGCCACTGCCACTCGCCACTCGCCACTCAGACTCCCCTTCTCACACCAAAGACCAGCCCTGCCCCTGAGTTCAGATCACTTGTATTTACATGATAAGTAACTTCCCTTTagtaccaggccctgtgctgggcagcGCTGGGGACCCAGAGAAATGAGTCAGAGTCTGTTTCTGCCCTCAGGAAGTCCCCAGTCTGATGGCCACCTGCTCAGGAGCCTGGCAGAAAGACCAGGGGCTGGGCCAGGTGGAGGAAGCAGGGAAGACCCTGCCTGGGGTGTCATAAACGAGCCGGATCTTTGCAGAGGAGCAGTGCGTCAGAGCGCAGGGCAAGGACAGAGCGGACCAAGGATGCGCGAGTAGGGGCCCAAGCAGGGTGAACAGGGTGCGTGGCGCCACTGGGGCCGACGCCACACTCCCTGAGCCCCGTGCCATGGACCCAGAAGCAGGCAGACTAGGGTCCTGCCCCCAAGGGGCTCCCATTCTGATCGAGGGGCCAGAGCTGGACTCGGGGGTCACGCCCTGATGGCCAGGGGGACCCTCAGAGGAAGTGGCAGCTAATCCTTTTTGACTCTCCTCACAAGCCCCACAGGTGCTCCTCCCAGCGCCCCCTCCGCAGAGTACTCCCGGTTTCCGCCCCCCACTCTCCCCTGCCCACCAGTGCAGCCCCTGGAATGCCTCTCACCCAGGTGGGGGTAGTACTCAGTGCCTTCATCGGAGCCTGACGAGCTGCTGGACTCATGGCTGGGGGACGGGGTGGAGGGCTTCACCATCTCTGCTGTCTGGAGGAACCTTGGGGTTTGGGGTGACAGGTTGGTGCTCTGCTGCCGGCCCCCCCATATCCCAcagcctggggaaggagggggctcCCTTCACGGATCTGATTAAAGCTACAGCCACACTCAGAAAAATGCCACATACACACCATATTCCTCACACAGTTTTAGGGAACCCAGAGACAACCCTCTCAGACACTGATCCATGGACCCATGTCAACacgtatgtatttttttaacgaGTTTATGCCATCAAGAAAAGTACTTTACTTTTTAGAGGAGTTTTAAGTTCATagcaaaactgagtggaaagcaaagagaattccCACGgaccctcccccccgcccccaacacaCAGCCTTCCCGCTTGGCAACATTCCCATGATCCTCCAGTGACACACCGTTGCCACCCGACGTCCGTGGCTTACATTAGGGCTCCCTCCTGGTGGTGTATgctctatgggttttgacaaaaaCCACATAAATCCACCACTTGTATCACACGAGTAGTTTCGGGGCCCAGAAATCCTCTCTGCTCCACCtattcacccctccctccccctcccaaccctggcagccactgatatttttactggtctccatagttttgccttttccagaacgtcacagagttggaatcatacagtatgaagCCTTtgcaaattggcttctttcacttaataatctCCATTTGAGGCTCCTCCATTGTCTTCCATGGCAGGACAGCGCATCTCTTTTTAACACCGAATAATATGCCATCGTGTGGATGTACCATAACTTATGTATCCGTTTATCTACCAAAGGACATCTTGGCTGCCCccggttttggcaattatgaataaagctgtgcaggtttttgtatggatgtAAGTTTCCAGTTTATGCTATCTTAAAGTAATTCTTCcaaatatagaaaagtatatataaaagtaaataaaataaacctgagATAAGGGCTAACGGGATCTGATAAACTATGGCCCTTCTCCTCGTACAGACACGTACACAAAGCAATCTGGAGTGACTGAGGGGGGCGGGAAGGGACGACAGAGTGGAAGCTTCCCTCAGACCAGCCCGGGGTCCCTGATCTCAGGATTCAGCTGAGGGGGCCGCAGGGCAAAAGCGCCTCTGAGCCTATAAGCAGCTACTATGCGCCCAGATTGCACTGGCACCTCCCTTCCAGGCCATCCCTAAATCGGCCACAAATATGGTATCCACAATTTCCAGGGATTCACCTGCTCTGGGGAGGCCACCTGTAGACTCTGGCTTAAAACCGAGGCTCTGCAAGGGCCAGCCTGAGGCCACACCCCACCACAATGTGACCTCCACAGGGCAGCCTGTGTTACCTGTTTGTTCACACCTGTATCCCCAGAGCCCAGGACAGAGACCAGCCTATGTAAATGCCcaatatatttgtcttttgaaTGAATTCCAACAGACGACGGTGGTAGGAGGGGGTGTTTCAGAATGAAGTCACTTAGATCTGGTCACAACAGCCGGCTCCCCCAGCAGCTTGTTTTTTTACTGTTGGCCAGACCCtcagctcccacccacccccagagttACTAACACAAACCTTAAGCTCCCACTTAATCTACTGCTTACTAAGCACCAGGtgctgtgctgagtgctttacatTCTTTAACTCACTTCATCTGCAGGACACCGTTTGCCTATGAGGAAGTGTGGAAAAAGCAACCGCTCGCCTAACGGGTGCTGGGATTCAAACACAGGGCTGCCTGACTCCGGAGACATCTGCTTCCTTCAGCTcggctctcccctccccacaagcTCCCGTTccttccatctgtctgtctgGGCCCCGTGCCCAGGGCTGCTGGCCTCCCCACAGCTACCTCCTGGGGCCTGAGGCCAAGAGGATCGGAGCCAGTCCTATCTGGGGGCATTTCTGGAACCTCCAGCTGCTTCAGGCAGTACTCCTGCCAGATCCTgactccctcccttccctgcccaccaGGGACCCGCGGGAATGGCACCTATGCCGGGAGATGGACCACGAGGCTCTAAGGAGCAGTTCCTCAGCGtgctatttattcaacaaacttgTTAAATATCcaccttgtgccaggcactgtgtgagcCACTGGGGCTTACATTCTAACGAGGGAGACAAGACCATAAAAAGGTCCACACCATCCTGTCAGGGAGTGATACGTGCAGTGAAGGAGAACACAGCAGGGTAAGAGCGGGAGAGTCACAGGAGAGGCAGTTAGCAGGTTGGGGAGGCCTCAGGGGCATGTGAAGGGCATGAAGGAGGGGGCCTGGCAGCCGCGGGGAGAGTGTTTCCAGCCGAGAGGTGAGGCGTGCAGAGGTCCTAAGCGCCACGAGGGACAGCCGTGGGGCCACCACACTTCTGATGGAAGGAGTGAGGCAAGTGCTGGGGGAGGTCAGGGCGGTGACCGGGACCACATCACGTAGAACCCTGTTAGCCATGCATGGGGAGGACCCTGAATTTTACTCTGAGTGATGTGCACAGTCCGTGGAGGGtggtaagtgtgtatgtgtgctgaGAGAGGATTAGGTGGCAGTGATCCTCTCCAACTCACGTTTTCAAAGGGTCCCTGTGGCTGCCGTGTGGAAGTGGTGAGAGCTGTGCAAGTGGCTGAGTCTCGGGGCCCCCGTCCCTAGCCTGGCTCCGCTCCCGACAGCGCCTCACCTGTACAGGCTGAGGTCCGTGAACCAGTCCTGGACGACAATCACCACGTGGCAGACAGTGAAGAGGAAGGCAGCGATCTGGAGTGACTGAGGGGGGCAGGAAGGGACGACAGAGTTGAAGCTTCCCTCAGCCCAGACTGAGGTCCCTGATCTCAGGACTCAGCTGAGGGGGCCGCAGGGCAAAAGCGCCTCTGAGCCTATAAGCAGCTACTATGCGCCCAGATTGCACGGGCACCTCCCTTCCAGGCCATCCCTAAAATGGGCCAGGTGGCAATGATCAGCCCCTTTTTACACAGGCGGATACGGAGGCTTGAAGGGGGGATGATTTTGCCgagaggcagagccaggggcTGAGTCAGGTCTGACTCTTGGTGCCGtcctctccctccagctctgGGGTACCCAGGGCtcttatgaagcagaaactagccTAACCCGTATCCACTAGCGCTCCATCCTGGACCACCAGGCCTGGCTCGGCCCCCTCACCTGCATCTCCACGTAGGTGTGGGGCAGGCTGTACTCTGGAGGCAGCTTGCGGTCGTTGTTGATGAGGTGGTCCAAGATGGAGGGGCTCAGGATGGGCTGGAGCAGGAAGACAGCAAGGTGTCAGGGAAGGGCCGCGGGTCAGGATCCCAGGGGACACGGCCACCAAGTTCCACCCGATGACTGCAGATACATCACCTCTCAGGACAAAATAATGTCAGATACACGGGCAGAACTAGTCAGTAAGAGGAGGTGACAGAAAAAGAGTTTCAAAGCCGACACACTTTCCCCAGCCCTCTCACAAGTCCCCACTGCTCCCAAGTGCTGCGTGCCCCAGAAGAGCGCTCCTAGTGCTGGAAAATCGAACATCCACTTGAATGAGTCGTGTCCCTGCGACACCCTTATTTTGTTGTTTCAAATGCtgtcaggccttccctggtggcgcagtggttcagagtccgcctgctgatgcaggggacaggggttcttgccctggtccgggaggatcccacatgccgcggaacggctaggcccgtgagccatggccgccgagtctgcgcgtctggagcctgtgctccacaacgggagaggccccaacagtgagaggcccgtgtaccgcaaaaaaaaaaaaaaaaaaagtatcaaatgCTTTCAAAACTTCACTAGGATAATCACTCAGGTCAAATAACAATGGTTAATGTGAAGACTAGTGAGGATTTAAAAGGCTGcatcagggcttccttggtggcacagttgttaagaatccacctgccagtacaggggacacgggttcgagccctggtctgggaagatcccacataccgtggagccactaagcccgtgtgccacaactactgagcctgagtgctgcaactactgaagcctgcacgcctagagcccgtgctccacaacgagaagccaccgcaatgagaagcccacgcaccgcaacgaagagtagcccccgctcgctgcaactagagaaacccagcacgaagcaactaagacccaacacagccaaaacaaacaaacaaacaaacaaagaactgCATCAGTGGGTGTAAAAGAGTCATCTGTGAGCTCATCACCTTTTCTTAAAGGAACATCCCACTAAAAATACAAGAGGTTAAATTAGTGGATCATCTATCCACTTCTTCCTGCCCTGGATGGAATTAACTTTAAGAAagaggcttggggcttccctggcgcagtggttgggagtccacctgctgatgcaggggacacgggtttgtgccccggtccgggaagatcccacatgctgcggagcggctgggcccctgagccatggccgctgagcctgcgcgtccggagcctgtgctccgcaacgggagaggccacagcagtgagaggctcgcgtaccgcaaaaaaaaaaaaaaaagaggctttcctctttcctctttcgtCAATCCAGTGGCTCACTTTCTAAAACCCCAAACACTGCAGTGTTCCATtctgtcttttttcattcattcattcattcattcatttattgcttGCTTGTCTgcttgctgcattgggtcttcattgctgctcgtgggctttctctagttgcggcgagcgggggctactcttccttgtggtgcgcgggcttctcgttgtggtggcttccttgtgaagcacgggctctagctgcaagagcttcagtagttgtggctcgcaggctctagagcacaggttcagtagttgtggcacatgggctcagtagttgtggctcgagggctatagagcacaggctcagtagttgtggcgcacgggcttagttgctccacggcatgtgggatcttcctggactggggctcgaacctctgtcccctgcactggcaggcggattcttaaccactgcaccaccaggaaagtcccttccATTCTGTCTTGTTCTAACTTCTGCTCTGCCCCATGGGGGCCCCGGACCAGCCCGCAGCTGGTTCAGCTCGGCACAAGGTCTCAGTGGTCCtgtcacagggcctggcacacaggtcTCACACCACATTTGTGGAAGGTTTTCCACCCATCAATGTGTACGGTGGCCAGAACTTTGTTCCactaacattcattgagcatcAGCTGTGGGCCAGGCCTCTCCCTGAGGAGCTGCAGACCGGATAGGAGCGGGCACAGAATGCAAGAACCAGATTGTGGTAAGCCACGTGCTGCGCTGGGAGGTGCACATGGGTGCACATGGGCACCGGTGGGCGCTCAGAGGAGGGGGAGGCTTCCGGGAGGAGGCAATGCCCCTGTGGAGTCTTCAGGGAGGAGAAGGCAACAGCCAAGCAACAAAGCAAGGGGAGAGAGAATGTTCTAATGGTGACGATGCTGACAGCCAAGAGTACTGAGAACCCACTTCATGCCAGGACTTCACCTGTGTTAATTCACTGACACCTCACAGAAACCCCACGAGGGAGGCAATGTTGTTTTTCCCACTTAAGAAAACCGAGGAGTGGAAACGTTAAACAACTTGGCCAAGGTCGCAGAGCTCAGGAGCGAGACTATGGCAAGGCTTGGAGGTGTGTATGGTGGGGCCGGTGTCTACATCAGAGAGGGGAGTCCAGGGAGTCTGACAGGCGAGCCGCACAGGCCCCGGCTGCCTAGCTAAGGAACAGGGATCTTGGAGAAGCTGAGGAAAGCTGCCAGGTAACGCAGGACAGGCCAGCTCTTGTGACAGTGAGGCGCCTGAAGGCTCGCCACGCACCATCCCGTGCCCAGCACTCTGCCTGGACTGTTCCACTGACTCCCTGCAACCCTCCTATGAAGCTGAGAAAACTATCacccccatttacagatgaaaaaatggagGTGGGGGGGTTAAAACTTACTTAAAGGCCAGCTCTGGCTGTAGACTGACTCCAGGGCCCACACTTCCAACTGCTATGCTATAAGATTCTTTAGGCTCCTGTGTACACGGATGGATGGGAGTGGAGAGGGGGTGAAATCTGACAAGAAGAGACTAAGGGCCAAAAAGAGACACAACTTGCCCAAAGGCACTAGCATGTCCGTGGCTTGGCCGAAGCCCCATGGAATCCAAGCAAGGTTCTGGCTTAAACACATTTGGGGATGAAGCTGAGTGCTGCACGCAGCAGGGTGGGGTGAGTGGGGGTCAGCACCTGCGTGTCCAGGAAAACGATCCGCTCCTGGGTAATGAAGAAGTCAATGCCACTGGTCTGGTTGCCCCCTCGTTCCTTCATTTCGGCGCTCTGGGCCCGGAAGACATAGGCCCTGTGGAAAGGAGCAGGTGGGGGCATTAGAGGTCAGGTTCTTGGCCTTTGCCGCCTCCAGAGTGTGGCCCTGTGAGTGAGACCATGAGATGTGATTCCCGCCTGCCCGCAAAGCCTTCCATTCATGGCCCCTGCTGCCTAGGGGGCTGTGTTTTATATCACATGACTTCATCCCTACCCCTACCCATAGGTAGACCTGTTAAGTCTTAACAAAATCAATAGACTGAGGTGTTTAAGAGCAAGGCCTTTGCTGCactgctgggattcaaaccccagctctgcctcttcctggctgtgtggctttgaaTAAGTTCCTTAATCTCTTTCTCCtcggtttcctcgtctgtaaaacggGGACAACAATAGTCTCAATCTCTCAGAGTGACTGTGAGGTTAATATACGTAAAGCGCTTAAAAGAGTGCCTGATACACGAtgatataaaatagctagctattAATTATCAAGTgtacctgccatgtgccaggtatGGGACACACAGCACTGAATACTCTCCACCCCATGGTGAGAGGGTGCGGGGCATCCAGGCTCCCAGTTCTTGCCCTGACTGGAGCGCTTTCCCTGCTCCCCCTCCTCAGCGTCTGCTTGTTCTCAAATGGCCCCTTGACCAGCTGATTTATACAGGAACCTGGCCCCAGCCACCTCCCCATAACCCCTTCCTGTTTGATTATCATCTTCTAATGTGCTTGTTTACTAGCTCCCCATTAAAATGCAAGCCCCACGGGGACAGAGATTTTTGCCACTTTTGTTTACTGGTGTAGCCCCAGCACCCAGGACAGGGCCTGGCCCGTGGTaaacacccaataaatatttgttgaactgaagcagggagaccagttaggaggctccTGGCCTCCTCCAGGGGAGATGGCAGTGGCCTGGACCAGGAGATGGGCGTGGAGGAGAGGAGCAGATGAATTCTCAAGATAATTAGGAGGTAAAACTTATGAGACCTGATGACAAGAGTTGGTACCAACGTCTGCCATGTCACAGGCGGACCTGCCTCAGAAGGACACATTAGGCCGACAGGATTCTAGCTCAAGTATCTGAGCCGACGGCCACAGGGAAGTTTTGCTAGTTGGGGGTGGAAGCTGAGATGGAAAGGATGCCGGCCAAGAGAGCTGCAGCTGTGCCAGAGCGCGGCCCAGCTGAGCTGAGGTCATGAGTGAGCAGAGAAGAGTGGGGACGGAGCCGACCTGGGAGGCGGGGCACCGCAGCTCGGGGTCTGGAGATGTACGTTCTCACCACAGGGGTTCTTAACCTGTTCCGGGTTTCCCTCAGGCCCCTCTGAGAGCTGGTGGGAACTATGGACACTTTCCCTAGAAGAGAAGCCTGACTGTAAATGTGTGTAGAATCCTGCATATACCGTTCGGGGGTTCATGGACCCCTGAGGCCCAACCATGGTGTCCAGGGTGACATCACCGACTTTATAAAAACCAAACTCCTACGCTTTAAGATAACCCTAAGTGGCCACAACCCCTGCTCACCCCCCATCTTGATTCTTCCCTAATTAGACTGTCTGTGTTCCCTACCTGACTCCCCAATCCCtgcctttccctctttccttccctgccctcaGTTTGGGGCTCTAGTGCTcaagctccctcctcccccaaaggaCTCCCTCCTTTACCTTCACAATCATACCCTGTCCTTACTCAGCAAGGCAGGAC harbors:
- the SMG9 gene encoding nonsense-mediated mRNA decay factor SMG9 isoform X1, which encodes MSESGHSQPGLYGIDRRRRWKEPGPGGPQNLSGPGGRERDYTAPWDRERRDGSEETSTAVMQKTPIILSKPPAERSKQPPTPTAPAAPPAPAPLEKPIVLMKPREEGKGPAATANASTPEGTAPPPPAAPAPPKGEKEGQRPTQPVYQIQNRGMGTAAPAAMDPVVGQAKLLPPERMKHSIKLVDDQMNWCDSAIEYLLDQTDVLVVGVLGLQGTGKSMVMSLLSANTPEEDQRAYVFRAQSAEMKERGGNQTSGIDFFITQERIVFLDTQPILSPSILDHLINNDRKLPPEYSLPHTYVEMQSLQIAAFLFTVCHVVIVVQDWFTDLSLYRFLQTAEMVKPSTPSPSHESSSSSGSDEGTEYYPHLVFLQNKARREDFCPRKLRQMHLMIDQLMAHSHLRYKGTLSMLQCNVFPGLPPDFLDSEVNLFLMPFMDSEAESETPPRAGPSSSPLFSLLPGYRGHPSFQSLVSKLRSQVMSMARPQLSHTILTEKNWFHYAARIWDGVKKSSALAEYSRLLA
- the SMG9 gene encoding nonsense-mediated mRNA decay factor SMG9 isoform X2 yields the protein MKRDGSEETSTAVMQKTPIILSKPPAERSKQPPTPTAPAAPPAPAPLEKPIVLMKPREEGKGPAATANASTPEGTAPPPPAAPAPPKGEKEGQRPTQPVYQIQNRGMGTAAPAAMDPVVGQAKLLPPERMKHSIKLVDDQMNWCDSAIEYLLDQTDVLVVGVLGLQGTGKSMVMSLLSANTPEEDQRAYVFRAQSAEMKERGGNQTSGIDFFITQERIVFLDTQPILSPSILDHLINNDRKLPPEYSLPHTYVEMQSLQIAAFLFTVCHVVIVVQDWFTDLSLYRFLQTAEMVKPSTPSPSHESSSSSGSDEGTEYYPHLVFLQNKARREDFCPRKLRQMHLMIDQLMAHSHLRYKGTLSMLQCNVFPGLPPDFLDSEVNLFLMPFMDSEAESETPPRAGPSSSPLFSLLPGYRGHPSFQSLVSKLRSQVMSMARPQLSHTILTEKNWFHYAARIWDGVKKSSALAEYSRLLA